One Ananas comosus cultivar F153 linkage group 1, ASM154086v1, whole genome shotgun sequence DNA window includes the following coding sequences:
- the LOC109720190 gene encoding uncharacterized protein LOC109720190 → MDIKELLYDFAKSDVLRSLRKGTAQKIYVEARMGVGATALLQEVAEAAEIRRAFDVVIKVVRPAPFGNLREMQRAVAEQLNHLLPPSVVTTAAAFDAADEDDDFSGVEFSSRGQLPEVRKQIYQAVKDRSSVLLVLCNSIAGGKLIDPNELGIPIVRGSRNAVVWTSGLNISREAASAGADWIAWIEPQIKATALDLVYKEAVEIARYIDERSGGRLRTTPQAVLRCFWYCLLLLRRAAFNQSVLMPDGDPSLEAAAKYLVCDGILRGDDDAAAWEIGRALAPSLIGPIVNDQQLQYWQRLITSDTWTPRRERKELLPPKTLLIGSTAQGAWVKISPPSSPSPEEEEKDSSYRWISLCSPIPEPWDFFFKEYRRSVLSEVSSFFGHFEETHQALPDGFFDHFSNVRVLDLLGCIVSPINPSFLRLRNLRMLRLERCKVTSLDHPNSHPSATATEGGRWESLPLYGLQVLNLYSSDADKILLAGKTFELMPNLLELDLTENISTEFLSRSLSMAIKLKVLILTNCEGLEYLNFSLPATIETISLQRCGSLKEVELLDPAAAPLPNLTTFRLSGSTLIAKLSLQGCRKLENVDLQELTGLEVLDLSCTAIKVVDISKLPQLKELFLLRCKQLRRVVCLHETQKLDVLYLDNYSGSSTCNVDVDRCLDSFRNQTQSELTKETNDADQRLLFHAHVVVRDVRLFRSLRYAFSNPIYKGSCFHIHVKRSSTAKRGTNIGTTTRSNAIIMSALCYADVLNTMTDRHRRHHPSPPAMPLKNHIEVDGGHDSRIAEEGDFGYIMKWFANSLFIHDNTSKFTMSIQFRHLKCFRIERCPNLEFIFSYWGEAKYLESIWLSQLPRFKALCEEGWIDALLKHIYLEFCARLEYVVPSLYLLYNLETINIRYCGNLTAIFISRDDHKKDKRGAAPLLLPKLRSIHLQELPKLQHIYEPNICAPSLEEIKIMGCFNLKKLPLFGHLDARSMRAVEISCEKDWWDKLQWDGLESNHHSFLFNPKHCPYHKKRMKARWF, encoded by the coding sequence ATGGATATCAAAGAACTCTTGTACGACTTCGCAAAGAGTGATGTGCTTAGAAGCTTGCGCAAGGGGACCGCACAGAAGATCTACGTGGAGGCACGGATGGGAGTCGGGGCGACCGCTTTACTCCAAGAGGTGGCGGAAGCGGCGGAGATCAGGCGTGCGTTCGACGTGGTGATCAAGGTGGTGCGGCCCGCACCATTTGGGAACCTGAGGGAGATGCAGAGGGCGGTGGCGGAGCAGCTGAATCATCTACTACCTCCTTCGGTGGTGACGACGGCTGCTGCGTTCGACGCGGCGGACGAAGACGACGACTTCTCGGGTGTGGAATTCAGCTCAAGAGGCCAGCTTCCGGAGGTAAGAAAGCAGATCTACCAAGCTGTGAAGGATCGTAGTAGTGTGCTGCTCGTCCTTTGCAATAGTATTGCAGGTGGCAAATTAATTGACCCAAATGAATTGGGTATTCCTATCGTAAGGGGGAGCCGCAATGCTGTCGTGTGGACCTCTGGGCTGAATATTAGCAGGGAAGCCGCGTCAGCGGGTGCGGATTGGATCGCATGGATTGAGCCACAGATCAAAGCTACCGCACTTGATCTTGTGTACAAGGAGGCCGTCGAGATTGCCCGTTACATTGACGAGAGGAGCGGGGGGCGCTTGCGGACCACCCCGCAAGCAGTCCTCCGCTGCTTTTGGTATTGCCTGCTGTTGTTGCGTAGAGCAGCGTTTAATCAATCAGTACTAATGCCCGATGGTGATCCGTCCCTGGAAGCTGCTGCCAAGTATCTTGTGTGCGACGGAATTTTACGAGGAGATGATGATGCGGCGGCGTGGGAGATTGGGAGAGCGCTAGCTCCTTCGCTGATTGGACCCATCGTAAATGATCAACAACTGCAATATTGGCAGAGGCTAATAACCTCTGACACTTGGACGCCGAGAAGGGAAAGGAAAGAATTGTTGCCCCCGAAAACTTTATTAATCGGCTCTACCGCGCAGGGAGCTTGGGTAAAGATCTCACCTCCATCATCACCATcaccggaggaggaggagaaggacaGTAGTTACCGGTGGATCTCACTATGCTCTCCTATTCCAGAGCCATGGGATTTCTTCTTCAAAGAATATCGCCGTTCAGTCTTGTCTGAGGTTTCATCCTTCTTTGGGCATTTTGAGGAAACACACCAAGCTCTACCGGACGGCTTCTTCGACCATTTCAGCAACGTTCGAGTGTTGGACCTTCTCGGCTGCATAGTAAGTCCTATAAATCCTTCATTCCTTCGTCTTCGCAACCTGAGAATGCTTAGGCTGGAGCGGTGCAAAGTAACATCTCTTGATCATCCTAATTCTCATCCCTCAGCAACAGCAACAGAAGGAGGACGATGGGAATCATtacctctttatggcttacagGTCCTGAATTTATACAGCTCAGATGCTGATAAGATTCTTCTAGCAGGGAAAACCTTTGAGCTCATGCCTAATCTCCTGGAGCTCGATCTCACAGAAAACATCAGCACCGAGTTTTTGTCAAGGAGCTTGTCAATGGCAATCAAACTCAAAGTGCTTATTCTCACTAATTGCGAGGGGTTAGAATATCTAAACTTCAGTCTCCCTGCAACAATTGAAACAATCAGCCTCCAAAGGTGCGGATCGCTAAAAGAGGTGGAACTACTCGACCCTGCAGCAGCTCCTTTGCCCAACCTCACGACCTTCCGCCTCAGCGGCTCTACGCTGATCGCCAAGCTCTCCCTACAAGGATGCCGTAAGTTGGAGAACGTAGACCTGCAGGAATTGACGGGGCTCGAGGTGCTCGATCTTTCATGCACCGCAATAAAAGTGGTGGATATCAGCAAACTCCCACAACTGAAGGAATTATTTCTCCTCAGATGCAAGCAACTCCGTAGAGTAGTCTGTCTTCATGAAACACAAAAGCTAGATGTGCTGTACTTGGATAACTATAGTGGCAGCAGTACTTGCAACGTCGATGTCGATCGGTGCCTTGATTCCTTTCGCAATCAAACACAAAGTGAGTTAACCAAGGAAACTAATGATGCTGATCAAAGATTATTATTCCACGCTCATGTGGTCGTGAGGGATGTTAGGCTCTTCCGGTCACTTCGTTATGCTTTTTCTAATCCAATATACAAAGGATCCTGCTTCCATATCCACGTCAAGCGTTCTTCAACTGCTAAGAGAGGCACTAATATTGGTACTACCACCAGATCGAATGCTATTATAATGTCGGCATTATGTTATGCAGATGTTTTAAATACTATGACAGATCGCCACCGTCGACATCACCCGTCGCCACCTGCCATGCCCCTGAAAAATCACATAGAGGTTGATGGAGGTCACGATTCCCGAATAGCAGAGGAGGGTGACTTTGGATACATAATGAAATGGTTTGCTAATTCTTTATTCATTCACGACAACACATCTAAGTTTACCATGAGCATTCAATTCAGACATCTCAAATGTTTCCGCATTGAGAGGTGCCCTAATTTGGAGTTTATCTTCTCTTATTGGGGTGAAGCTAAGTATTTGGAGAGCATATGGCTCAGCCAACTTCCGAGGTTCAAAGCTTTATGCGAAGAAGGATGGATTGATGCGCTTTTGAAGCATATTTACTTGGAGTTTTGCGCAAGGCTAGAATATGTAGTCCCCTCACTGTATCTACTATACAACTTGGAAACAATCAACATCCGTTATTGCGGCAATCTAACGGCAATATTCATATCTCGTGATGAtcataaaaaagataaaagaggaGCTGCTCCACTGCTACTTCCGAAACTGAGGTCCATCCATCTACAGGAGCTTCCGAAGCTACAACACATATACGAGCCTAACATTTGTGCACCGTCACTAGAAGAGATCAAGATTATGGGGTGTTTCAATCTGAAAAAGCTTCCTCTTTTCGGCCACTTAGACGCTCGTTCAATGAGAGCTGTGGAGATTAGCTGCGAGAAGGATTGGTGGGATAAGCTACAATGGGatgggttagaatccaaccacCACTCTTTTCTCTTCAACCCCAAACATTGTCCTTATCATAAGAAGCGTATGAAGGCTAGATGGTTTTGA